The region TGCAGTAACATGGCCAAAATAACCGAAAAAAAACTCGCCGATCTCCTTCAGAGTCTGGAAACTGCTTCATATGAAGATGTTTCTGATGAAATAAGGGAACCGGCGCGGATTGCTTTGCAAAGGATGCTTGACGTCTGCAAATAATTTCTACTGACTGAACCTTTAGCCGGAACCTGTAAAGGCTGCCGTGAAATGAGATATAAGGCATGCAAGAAAACCGAATGAAAACTGAAGTTTTAATTATCGGGTCAGGTATCGCCGGATGTATATCAGCTCTGACGATAGCAGAAAAAGGTATTGAAGTTACACTCTTAACTCCGGGGAAAGATCTCTTTACCGGTAATACGAGGCTGGCCCAGGGCGGCATCGTTTATACCGGACCGGACGATTCTCCTAAGTTGCTTGAAAAGGATATTTTTACCGCGGGTTGGAATTACAACAACAAAAAAGCGGTTCGTGCACTTGCTAAAAACGGACCTGAAGTCCTGAAAAAGCTGTTGCTGGAAAAATATCCGGTTGCATTCCAAAAAAATGATGACGGTGAATACAGCCTGACCCGTGAAGGCGGACACGCTGTTAACCGTATCCTTTATTGCGCTGACCATACCGGACAATCGATTATGGATGTGCTGGTTCAGCAGGTGGCTAACCATCCTTACATCCGAATCTGTCCCGACAGAACAGCCATCGACCTTTTGACTAATCATCACCATGCCCGTGACAATGATTTCAGGTATTCCCTGAACAACAAATGTTTAGGCGCATACGTGTACAACGAGTCCCGGAATATGGTGGAAACATTTCTAGCAGATTTCACCGTGCTGGCAACAGGCGGTCTGGGACAGATCTATTTGCATACCACCAACACTCCCGGTTCCATTGGTTCGGGGATAGCCATGGCCAACCGCGCCAAGGCCAGAGTGATCAATGCGGAAATGGTTCAGTTCCATCCTACCTCCTTCTTTCAACAGGTCAGAACAAGGGCCAGCCGCCGTTTCCTCGTATCGGAAGCCGTTCGCGGTGAGGGAGCAAAGCTGATCAACTGCTACGGTGAGCCGTTCATGCATCGCTATGATCCCCGTGGTGATCTTGCTCCTCGTGATATTGTCACCCGTTCCATTCTTGAAGAAATGCTCCGCACCAATGAAGAATGTGTTTATCTGGATGCTGCGAATCACGTTAAACAGGACTTGCCCACAAGGTTTCCGACCATTTATGGAAAGTGCCTTGAGAACGGCATCGATATAAATAATCAACCTATCCCGGTTGTTCCCGCAGCCCATTACTTCTGCGGCGGTGTGCTGGTGGAAGAAAAAGGCCGGACAACTCTTGATCGGCTTTACGCCATCGGTGAATGCTCTTGTACCGGAGTGCATGGCGGTAATCGTCTTGCCAGTACTTCTCTGCTTGAAGGAATGCTCTGGGGCCATACTTCCGGTGAGGATATTGCCGCACGCCTGTCCCGGAAATCAAGGATTCCCAAAAAGCTTTTCAATGCTATGCCGGATTGGGAAAACGCCGGTTCCAATGAAAACGAAGATCCAGCCCTCATCGCGCAGGACTGGGCCTTTCTCCGCAACATTATGTGGAACTATGTAGGCATCAACCGCTCAACAGCAAGGCTTAACCGGGCAATAGACGATCTTCAGAGTCTGAATCGCAATCTGCGGAGTTTTTACAAACGAACTCCTATCAGCCGTCCGATCATTGACCTTTTCCACGGAAGTCAGGCGGCCTTGATTGTTACTATTGCGGCTCTTCGCAATAAAAAAAGCGTAGGCTGCCATTACCGGGTTGGATAGTTTTTTTCTATTCAGAACTACTTATAAAAAAGGGGAAGCCGTGAGGCCTCCCCTTTTTTTATTCATTTAGATGCAGGTGTCTTCTACAAATTATTTACGCCAGAATTCAGGAACACAAAGGACGACAACTGTGTATATTTCCAGACGGCCCAGCAGCATGCAGAAGATGAGGGCCCATTTTCCCAGTTCCGGGATATGAGCATAGTTTTCTGTAGGACCGACGCTTCCTATTCCGGGACCGATGTTGCCGATGCAGGCCAGAGACGCGGCAAATGAGGAGACAACGTCCACCCCTGTCGCCGCTACCACCAATCCGCCGAGTACGAAAAGCAGTATCCAGAGCACAGAAAAGCCGAGAATATCATTCATGGTTTCCGGCTTAACAACAGTTTTGCCAAGCTTCACCCGGTTAACCGAGCGTGGATGGATGATGCGGAAAACTTCCTGATATGCCTGCTTCAGAAGCAGCATGATGCGCAGATTCTTCATTCCTCCGCTGGTGGACCCGGCACAGCCTCCGAGAAACATACACAGCAGCAGAAGTCCCTGTGCCACTGCGGGCCATATCTCATAGTCGGCGGTAGCATATCCGGTCGTGCTAATTATCGAAGCGACTTGAAAAGATGTGTAGCGGAAAGAATCGCTAATAGATTCATAGTTCGTGGCAGAATATACAGCTATTGTGATTATGGCGATGACTGCGAGGGTGACTACTCCGAAAAATCTGAATTCCGGATCTTTCCAGAGCAGTAACGGACGCCCTTTGATCATTTGATAGTGCAGGCTGAAGTTGACCGCAGCGACCAGCATAAAAAAGGTAATCACATAATCAATGTATGCGCTTTGAAAGTAAGCTACGGAAGAGTTCTTGGTGGAAAAACCACCGGTAGCCAGTGTTCCAAAGGTGTGGCAGAGGGAATCAAAAAAATCCATGCCGCCGAACATGAGCAACACCGCTTCAATTATGGTGAAAAGTAGATAAACTTTCCAGAGCACCAGCGCGGTATCTTTAATGCGCGGTTTGAGCTTATCCGGTACCGGTCCGGGAACTTCTGCCTTGTAAAGCTGCATCCCTCCTACTCCGAGAAAAGGCAGAATAGCCAGCGAAAGAACAATGATTCCCATGCCGCCCAGCCAATGAGTCAGGCTGCGCCAGAAAAGAATTCCCTTGGCATTTTTTTCGATATCCATCATCACCGAAGCTCCGGTGGTGGTAAATCCTGAAAGAGACTCGAAAAAACAATCCACGTAACAGGAGAAAACATCCCCGAAATAGAAAGGCAGACTGCCGAAAAAACCGGCAAAAACCCATCCGAGCGCAACAATGGCCATACCCTCGCGATGGCTCAAGCCTTTTGCTTTACCACTGTTCCTGAAAATCAAAAACATGGCCAGTCCGCTGATGCAGGTAACACAGAAGGACTCCAGCAAAGGTACTATCCCCGCATCCTGATAATAAAGTGAAAATCCCAGCGGGAAAATCATGGTCAGGCCGACACAAAGGGTCAATGCCCCAATGATGTGCAGAACTATCTTCCAACGCATTAATAAAGCTCCAGCTTGGTGGTGAGAGCCTTCTCTATTTTGGGAATATTTTTATGGGTGGAAATAATGAGCAATCTGTCATTAGGCTCGATCACGGTGGTTCCAGTGGGAATGATTACATCATCGCCACGCTGGAAACAAAGTATCAATGTCCCCTTAGGCAGATCGAGTTCCATAATCGGCTTGCCCACAATACCTGATTTTTCCTGTGCGATGGCTTCGAGGGCTTCTGCTTCTTCACCTTTGATTGAAACTGCTGAAATAACTTTACCCTGTCGCACAAAGTGGAGAATGGAGTTGATGGCTGAAAGTCTCGGGCAGACAAGGTGGTCGATGCCGATGGGTTCAATCAGGGGGATATATGCAAATTTATTGATACGGGTGATGGTCTTGCGTACACCGAGATTTTTTGCAAGCAGGCAGGAAAGGATATTCATTTCCTCATCACCTGTCACAGCGATGACCATATCCAGATCACCCACGTTTTCTTCGTTGAGCAGATCTTGATCAGTACCGTCACCGTTAAGGACAATAACGCGGTCCAGTCCCTCGGAAAGTTCGGCACAACGTTCGGGGTTATTATCAATCAAGCGGGTATGATATTTTTTTCTGTCTAAAGCCTGTGCGAGGAGATAACCGACGTTTCCGCCGCCCACGATCATTACTTTCTTGATGGGATCAGAAAGAATTCCGGCACGTTTGAGCAGTGTATTCTGCTGGTCCCTAAGGCATGTAAAATATATGATGTCGCCCTGCTCAATGGTATCAAGGCCGCCGGGAATGATCAGCTCATTATTACGGACAAGGGCGGCAACAACGACGTCAATATCATCACCGAGGTGTTCACGCATCATCATCAGCTGTACACCGACCAGAGGGCTTTCGGCAGGGAGCTTCACACCGATCAGACGAACTTTTCCGCCCACAAAATCATTAATTTCGACCGCACCAGGAACACTCATGACCCGCATGATGGAGTCTACAACTTCTTCATCCGGATTGATCAGGGTGTCAATGTGCAGATCACCTTCTGTAAACATGTCCGCATACCGAGTGTAATCTTCTTTCCTGATTCTTGCGAGCTTGATAATTTCGGGGTTAAGCCTGTTAGCAAAAAAAGTAGCCAACAGGTTTATTTCATCCTTATCTGTCACAGCCAAAAGGATATCAGCTTCATCGACACCGGCCTTTTCAAGAATTTCAGGACTGGAACCGGAACCTTGAAGCGTCTGTACATCCAGAGAATCAGAAACTTTGCTAAGAGCCTTGGAGTTCATGTCGATAACGACAACTTCCTTGTTTTCACCGGAAAGACGTCTGGCAACATTGAACCCAACTTCCCCGGCTCCCACTATGATAACTCTCAATAGTTACTCCTTACGTATTACATCTGGCTATAAGCAAAAAAGTACTGTTTAAATCAAGAGTTGTTTATATCTTGAACAATACAATCCGGCAACACCTAGTTTCTTAAAAACTGCTAATAACGTAAAAAGCCCGTCGCACAAGGCGACGGGCTGATTCAATCTTATAAAGACAAAAAACTTTTAAAGGCACTAAGCCATTTTGTTAACGGCTGCGTTCAGGCGAGAAATCTTGCGTGCTGCGGTGCGCGCATGGATAACTTTTTTGGTTGCAGCTTTATCAAGAACGGAAGTAGCCTTGCGCAGCGCGGTGGATGCGAGGTTGGTGTCGTTAGCTTCAACAGCTGCACGAACTTCTTTTACAACGTTTTTGATACGGGTACGTACAGTGGTGTTGCGCATGTTGCGTTTAACGCTCTGACGGTGCCTTTTGAGTGCGGATTTATGGTTCGCCAAGGTATTTCTCCTTAAAATTAAATTTCTATTTTTTAACCCGGTCAGCCGGGATTACAATCAAACGAAGAGTGTCTTTAACCAATAAACGACTTAACTGTCAAGGTTAGATAACATTTTTTTCAATGAAAAATCTAGAAAATAATGTTTTTGCAGACTCTCTTAAAACCGGATTGCAGGATTATACCTGCAAAGCTCCGAAATCAGCCAGTCTGCTCAGTCTGTCTACCAGAGCTTTAAGCAGATTGAGACGGTTCATCCTAAGGCCCTTGTCTTCGCAGATAACCATTACATTATCAAAGAAATCGTCGACATAGGAACGCAGTTCGCCGAGGATTGCGAACAGTTTAGTAAACTCGTCATTTTCCCAGAGTTCCTCAAAACGGGCAGCTGTTTCATCAAGCTTTACGGCGAGATCTTTTTCCTGCGTTTCTTCCAGCTTATCAACTTCAAAGCCGCCAGTGAGCGACACACCTTGCTCGCTGCCCTGCTTTTTGATGATGTTGGATGCACGCTTGAAAGTAAGAACTGCCTGTTCAAATCCTTCAGTCTTGGCGAATTCAGCCAGTGCTTCGATCCGTGAAGTGAGAGCGGTCACATCGCGGTACCCTGCTCCGAGAGCTGCATCAACAACCCTTGTCTCGAAGCCTTTTCCGGTAAAATAAGCACGTAGTCTGTTGGAAATGAACTCACCCAGTTTTTCGAGGAGTTCAGACTTTTCGAGCTTCCATTTGATATCCTTGGAATAGCCGTCAAAAGCCATTTCCATGATTTCAAGGATGTCCACCCGAAGGTCATATTTTATAATCATGCGCACAATACCCAGAGCGGCACGCCGCAGAGCGTAGGTATCATTTGCGCCAGTGGGGATTTTGTTCAGACCGAAACAGCCGACCAGTGTGTCAGCCTTATCGGACATGGAAACAATAACACCGCCAAGGGTGGAAGGCACGGGGCTTTCCGGTCCGGCCGGCAGGTACTGTTCATACAGAGCTTTGCAGACAACGTCATCTTCGCCGCATTTGGAAGCGTAGATGCCGCCCATTTTACCCTGAAGTTTATCAAATTCGTTAACCATTTCGGAAACAAGGTCAGCCTTGGCAAGACGGCCAGCACGAGCCATTTCGGTCTGCAGGGAAGCATCGGTTTTACCGGCTATCAGCGCTGCGAGACGTTCCATTCTGCGGGATTTGTCGCCCATGGAGCCCAAGGGGCCGAGGAA is a window of Maridesulfovibrio sp. DNA encoding:
- the trkA gene encoding Trk system potassium transporter TrkA translates to MRVIIVGAGEVGFNVARRLSGENKEVVVIDMNSKALSKVSDSLDVQTLQGSGSSPEILEKAGVDEADILLAVTDKDEINLLATFFANRLNPEIIKLARIRKEDYTRYADMFTEGDLHIDTLINPDEEVVDSIMRVMSVPGAVEINDFVGGKVRLIGVKLPAESPLVGVQLMMMREHLGDDIDVVVAALVRNNELIIPGGLDTIEQGDIIYFTCLRDQQNTLLKRAGILSDPIKKVMIVGGGNVGYLLAQALDRKKYHTRLIDNNPERCAELSEGLDRVIVLNGDGTDQDLLNEENVGDLDMVIAVTGDEEMNILSCLLAKNLGVRKTITRINKFAYIPLIEPIGIDHLVCPRLSAINSILHFVRQGKVISAVSIKGEEAEALEAIAQEKSGIVGKPIMELDLPKGTLILCFQRGDDVIIPTGTTVIEPNDRLLIISTHKNIPKIEKALTTKLELY
- the nadB gene encoding L-aspartate oxidase; the encoded protein is MKTEVLIIGSGIAGCISALTIAEKGIEVTLLTPGKDLFTGNTRLAQGGIVYTGPDDSPKLLEKDIFTAGWNYNNKKAVRALAKNGPEVLKKLLLEKYPVAFQKNDDGEYSLTREGGHAVNRILYCADHTGQSIMDVLVQQVANHPYIRICPDRTAIDLLTNHHHARDNDFRYSLNNKCLGAYVYNESRNMVETFLADFTVLATGGLGQIYLHTTNTPGSIGSGIAMANRAKARVINAEMVQFHPTSFFQQVRTRASRRFLVSEAVRGEGAKLINCYGEPFMHRYDPRGDLAPRDIVTRSILEEMLRTNEECVYLDAANHVKQDLPTRFPTIYGKCLENGIDINNQPIPVVPAAHYFCGGVLVEEKGRTTLDRLYAIGECSCTGVHGGNRLASTSLLEGMLWGHTSGEDIAARLSRKSRIPKKLFNAMPDWENAGSNENEDPALIAQDWAFLRNIMWNYVGINRSTARLNRAIDDLQSLNRNLRSFYKRTPISRPIIDLFHGSQAALIVTIAALRNKKSVGCHYRVG
- the rpsT gene encoding 30S ribosomal protein S20; this encodes MANHKSALKRHRQSVKRNMRNTTVRTRIKNVVKEVRAAVEANDTNLASTALRKATSVLDKAATKKVIHARTAARKISRLNAAVNKMA
- a CDS encoding TrkH family potassium uptake protein; the protein is MRWKIVLHIIGALTLCVGLTMIFPLGFSLYYQDAGIVPLLESFCVTCISGLAMFLIFRNSGKAKGLSHREGMAIVALGWVFAGFFGSLPFYFGDVFSCYVDCFFESLSGFTTTGASVMMDIEKNAKGILFWRSLTHWLGGMGIIVLSLAILPFLGVGGMQLYKAEVPGPVPDKLKPRIKDTALVLWKVYLLFTIIEAVLLMFGGMDFFDSLCHTFGTLATGGFSTKNSSVAYFQSAYIDYVITFFMLVAAVNFSLHYQMIKGRPLLLWKDPEFRFFGVVTLAVIAIITIAVYSATNYESISDSFRYTSFQVASIISTTGYATADYEIWPAVAQGLLLLCMFLGGCAGSTSGGMKNLRIMLLLKQAYQEVFRIIHPRSVNRVKLGKTVVKPETMNDILGFSVLWILLFVLGGLVVAATGVDVVSSFAASLACIGNIGPGIGSVGPTENYAHIPELGKWALIFCMLLGRLEIYTVVVLCVPEFWRK